A window of the Candidatus Omnitrophota bacterium genome harbors these coding sequences:
- a CDS encoding aminotransferase class I/II-fold pyridoxal phosphate-dependent enzyme, which yields MKTSKLVEQIPSSGIRVFFDLVLGMKDVISLGVGEPDFVTPWNIRESAIYSLEQGHTSYTSNKGTQELRQDISRYLKRKYSLEYDPTDEILITVGVSEAFDLAMRAIMNKGDKILIPEPYYVSYGPLVTLAGGEPVFIKTDPDKEFKITAKDILKHCDSKTKGIILNYPNNPTGASYTKAELKDISRAILKRNLIMISDEIYGDLTYDFDHTPFPTLPHMKERTIYLNGFSKSYAMTGWRIGYVCAPEKMVSLMTKIHQYTMLCASIMSQMAAREALKNGERSVLEMKREYRRRRELVISGLNEIGLSCHKPEGAFYAFPSIKSSRLSSMEFAKGLLEKERVALVPGTAFGSSGEGYVRISYASSLQNIREALVRIKRFLGR from the coding sequence ATGAAGACATCTAAATTAGTAGAACAGATACCGTCGTCAGGCATAAGGGTCTTCTTCGACCTCGTGCTCGGCATGAAAGACGTTATCTCCCTTGGCGTCGGGGAACCGGACTTTGTAACACCATGGAACATCAGAGAGTCCGCTATATATTCTCTCGAGCAGGGACATACCTCTTATACTTCGAATAAGGGAACTCAAGAACTCCGGCAGGATATATCGCGCTACCTAAAACGCAAGTATTCTCTGGAGTATGATCCAACCGATGAAATACTGATAACCGTGGGTGTAAGCGAAGCATTTGATCTGGCAATGAGAGCGATCATGAATAAGGGCGATAAGATACTCATCCCCGAGCCTTACTATGTATCCTATGGCCCGCTGGTTACCCTTGCGGGGGGAGAACCAGTTTTTATAAAGACGGATCCGGATAAAGAGTTTAAGATAACCGCGAAAGATATATTGAAACATTGTGATAGTAAGACCAAGGGTATAATATTAAATTATCCTAATAATCCTACGGGAGCTTCGTATACAAAGGCGGAATTAAAGGATATATCCAGGGCAATATTAAAACGTAATCTCATAATGATAAGCGATGAGATATACGGTGACCTCACATATGACTTTGATCACACTCCATTCCCGACATTGCCCCATATGAAAGAGCGCACCATATATTTGAACGGATTTTCAAAATCCTACGCGATGACCGGTTGGCGCATAGGCTACGTATGCGCGCCGGAAAAGATGGTATCGCTCATGACAAAGATACATCAGTACACGATGCTCTGCGCTTCTATAATGTCACAGATGGCCGCCAGGGAAGCCCTCAAAAATGGCGAGAGATCCGTTCTTGAAATGAAGCGCGAATATAGAAGAAGACGTGAGCTTGTCATATCTGGCTTAAATGAGATAGGGCTGTCCTGCCACAAACCGGAGGGCGCTTTTTACGCGTTTCCTTCGATAAAAAGCTCCAGACTGTCGTCCATGGAGTTCGCTAAGGGGCTTTTAGAAAAAGAACGGGTGGCTTTGGTGCCGGGAACCGCTTTCGGCTCTTCGGGTGAAGGCTATGTGCGCATATCTTATGCTTCCAGTCTTCAGAACATAAGAGAAGCCCTGGTAAGAATAAAAAGATTCCTTGGCAGATAA
- a CDS encoding vitamin B12 dependent-methionine synthase activation domain-containing protein: MFIKLIAVLIILIGIAGLILPIIPGILMITLGILLLYRERHEEMSRVINEKAPTPFANFYNDFLHKIILPPHYVGIDWDFVKKEVHRSEHIDISDKSERAVNIRAALSVCIRKARSLADAKYFFIEKKILQIGDDFIEIEGPVRFSTRKIPPFIKGAESLALFVVTIGNGIEKEASLFTSGSDPLGGYLLDRIGSFAVESLAERLENRLRRNYSLLKKSVSSRFSPGYCDWPTEEQFKLAKVLDFSKAGVELTEGCMMVPKKSISAMVAIANEGIFKKFISSCDICEKGDCEFRRNH, encoded by the coding sequence ATGTTCATAAAACTTATAGCGGTTCTTATTATCCTTATAGGGATTGCCGGGCTTATCCTTCCTATAATACCCGGCATCCTTATGATAACCTTGGGCATTCTTCTTCTATATAGAGAGCGTCATGAGGAGATGAGCCGTGTTATTAATGAAAAAGCGCCCACTCCTTTCGCCAATTTTTATAATGACTTCCTGCATAAGATAATATTGCCTCCTCATTATGTAGGCATAGACTGGGATTTTGTCAAAAAAGAAGTTCATAGGTCGGAACACATAGATATATCGGATAAGAGTGAGCGCGCGGTCAATATAAGGGCCGCGCTTAGCGTCTGCATAAGAAAAGCGAGATCGCTTGCCGACGCAAAATACTTCTTTATAGAAAAAAAGATACTACAAATAGGTGATGATTTCATAGAGATAGAGGGCCCTGTCAGGTTCTCTACGAGAAAGATCCCTCCATTTATAAAAGGCGCCGAAAGCCTGGCGCTGTTTGTAGTGACCATCGGAAATGGTATTGAAAAAGAGGCGAGCCTATTCACGTCCGGCAGCGACCCATTGGGAGGATATCTATTGGACAGGATAGGATCATTCGCCGTAGAATCGCTTGCGGAAAGACTCGAAAACAGGCTGCGCAGAAATTATTCGCTTCTAAAGAAGAGTGTTTCAAGCAGATTTTCGCCGGGATACTGTGATTGGCCCACAGAAGAACAGTTTAAGCTGGCAAAAGTACTGGATTTTTCTAAAGCTGGCGTGGAGTTAACCGAAGGCTGCATGATGGTTCCGAAAAAATCTATATCCGCTATGGTAGCTATCGCCAATGAGGGTATCTTTAAAAAATTTATTTCAAGCTGCGATATCTGTGAAAAAGGGGATTGTGAATTTCGGAGGAATCACTAA
- a CDS encoding Lrp/AsnC family transcriptional regulator, whose translation MNEILEILEKDARTTPEEIAKMTGMKVQAVKSAIKKFEKDGVILKYKAVINKELVRDEYSDVRALIEVKIAPKKDLGFDYLAERIYQFPEVSACYLMSGTYDLLVVVEGKNIHTISDFVSSKLACMENVRSTVTHFILKKYKEDGDILRQAKRDKREAISL comes from the coding sequence ATGAACGAAATATTAGAGATACTGGAAAAAGACGCGCGCACCACGCCGGAAGAGATTGCCAAGATGACCGGCATGAAAGTGCAGGCCGTGAAGAGTGCGATAAAGAAATTTGAGAAAGATGGCGTGATACTTAAATATAAGGCCGTTATAAATAAAGAGCTCGTCAGGGATGAATATTCTGATGTGCGCGCCCTTATAGAGGTCAAGATAGCGCCGAAGAAGGACCTGGGATTCGACTATCTGGCGGAAAGGATATATCAATTCCCCGAAGTGAGCGCATGCTACCTTATGTCCGGGACTTACGACCTTCTTGTGGTAGTTGAAGGTAAAAATATACATACTATTTCCGATTTTGTATCGTCAAAATTGGCATGCATGGAGAATGTGCGCAGCACAGTCACTCATTTCATCCTGAAAAAATATAAAGAGGATGGGGACATTTTAAGACAGGCAAAAAGAGACAAGAGAGAGGCAATATCACTATAA
- a CDS encoding peptidoglycan-binding domain-containing protein has protein sequence MNKIGFLLIALILCASLTVSGCSSAQKKLSEEVKGIKTKVDTLETRVEGVESKQSETERIAMEQAAKVEEMKAEKMARSSSRSNVGIKHKRSAQDKERVKEIQTCLKNAGFYKGEVDGVKGRKTRSAIRKFQTENGLAADGVVGNRTWEALSKYSSGSSSAASPVEEEASTK, from the coding sequence ATGAATAAAATTGGTTTTTTACTCATTGCACTAATACTATGTGCCTCATTGACTGTTTCCGGATGCAGTTCAGCCCAGAAAAAACTATCCGAAGAAGTAAAGGGCATAAAGACGAAGGTCGATACGCTTGAGACCAGGGTCGAAGGCGTAGAATCCAAACAGTCCGAAACTGAACGCATCGCGATGGAGCAGGCCGCGAAAGTCGAGGAGATGAAGGCCGAGAAAATGGCTCGTTCATCTTCGAGATCAAACGTTGGAATAAAGCATAAGAGAAGCGCGCAGGACAAAGAGCGCGTAAAAGAGATACAGACATGCCTTAAGAACGCCGGTTTTTATAAAGGCGAGGTAGACGGTGTAAAAGGAAGAAAGACCAGATCCGCCATAAGAAAATTCCAGACGGAAAATGGCCTTGCCGCTGACGGTGTGGTCGGAAACAGAACCTGGGAAGCTTTGAGCAAATATTCATCCGGCTCGTCTTCCGCCGCCAGCCCTGTCGAGGAGGAGGCGTCCACTAAGTAG